The following coding sequences lie in one Bifidobacterium sp. ESL0690 genomic window:
- a CDS encoding (S)-acetoin forming diacetyl reductase: MTKVAMVTGGAQGIGEAIAKRLANDGFAVAVADLNKDKAQAVADDIEKAGGKALAVGLDVSDQKAFSDAVDNVAEKLGGFDVIVNNAGLGPTTPIETITPEMFDKVVHVNVAGTIWGIQAAVRKFRENKTKGKIINATSQAGVVGNPNLTLYSSTKFAIRGITQVAARDLAAEGITANAYAPGIVKTPMMMDIAHNVGKNAGKSDEWGMSTFSKDIALGRLSEPEDVAAAVSFLAGPDSDYVTGQTLIVDGGMQFQ, encoded by the coding sequence ATGACAAAAGTTGCAATGGTAACAGGTGGAGCACAAGGCATCGGTGAGGCAATCGCCAAGCGATTGGCCAATGATGGTTTTGCCGTGGCCGTAGCCGATCTCAACAAAGACAAGGCTCAGGCAGTGGCCGATGACATCGAGAAGGCGGGCGGCAAGGCCCTGGCCGTCGGTCTCGACGTTTCCGACCAGAAGGCGTTCAGCGACGCCGTCGACAACGTTGCCGAGAAGCTCGGCGGCTTCGACGTGATCGTCAACAACGCGGGCCTCGGCCCCACCACCCCGATCGAGACCATCACCCCCGAGATGTTCGACAAGGTCGTGCACGTCAACGTGGCGGGCACCATCTGGGGCATCCAGGCCGCGGTGCGCAAGTTCCGCGAGAACAAGACCAAGGGCAAGATCATCAACGCCACCAGCCAGGCCGGCGTGGTTGGCAATCCGAACCTGACGCTCTACTCCTCCACCAAATTCGCCATCCGCGGCATCACCCAGGTCGCCGCTCGCGACCTCGCCGCCGAGGGCATCACCGCCAACGCCTATGCGCCTGGCATCGTGAAGACCCCGATGATGATGGATATCGCCCACAACGTCGGCAAGAACGCCGGCAAGAGCGACGAGTGGGGCATGTCGACCTTCTCCAAGGACATCGCACTCGGCCGTCTTTCCGAGCCGGAGGACGTGGCTGCGGCCGTCTCCTTCCTCGCCGGGCCGGATTCCGACTATGTCACCGGCCAGACACTG
- a CDS encoding glycosyltransferase family A protein, whose product MVNVSIVIPAYNEQDRIVDCLRNAVCQSVAPYEVIVVDNKSNDRTCELVKRFIDRHSGSSCVRLVHQDNEQGLIPTRNFGFSVAKGDVFGRIDADCMLKPDWVEVVTRIFDRDPNAMGATGPAVYYDMPAKHLGLEGDNKVRKVTYRADDDKVLLFGSNMAVRSSAWGKIKDKVCRDKADIMHEDIDISLHLLDQGLKTVYCEHMITGVSARRMDTPLASFRKYMERFKNTFDAHPNHTRAHDTERTLYALYPLLRAFYPIYQNYLRFRHIDPARRIWRKEQSQIQTH is encoded by the coding sequence ATGGTCAATGTTTCTATCGTGATACCTGCTTACAACGAGCAGGACCGCATCGTCGACTGTTTGAGGAACGCCGTCTGCCAGTCGGTGGCCCCTTACGAGGTTATCGTTGTCGACAACAAGTCGAACGACAGGACCTGCGAACTCGTCAAGCGATTCATTGACCGTCATTCCGGTTCGTCTTGCGTCAGATTAGTCCATCAGGATAACGAGCAAGGGCTTATTCCCACACGTAATTTTGGTTTTTCCGTCGCCAAAGGCGATGTATTCGGCCGCATAGACGCGGATTGCATGCTCAAGCCCGACTGGGTCGAGGTCGTCACCCGCATCTTCGATCGCGACCCGAATGCCATGGGCGCCACCGGCCCAGCGGTTTATTACGACATGCCCGCCAAACACCTTGGCTTGGAAGGCGACAACAAGGTGCGCAAGGTCACCTACCGAGCGGACGACGACAAGGTGCTGCTGTTCGGCTCGAACATGGCGGTGCGTTCCAGTGCTTGGGGAAAAATCAAAGACAAGGTGTGCCGCGACAAGGCCGACATCATGCATGAGGACATCGATATTTCGCTGCACCTGCTCGACCAGGGGCTCAAAACGGTGTATTGCGAGCATATGATCACCGGGGTCTCTGCGCGCCGCATGGACACCCCGCTCGCCTCGTTCCGCAAATATATGGAACGATTCAAGAACACGTTCGACGCCCACCCGAACCACACCCGGGCGCACGATACCGAACGCACGCTTTACGCGCTTTACCCTTTGTTGCGTGCCTTTTATCCGATTTACCAGAATTACCTGCGTTTTAGACACATCGATCCGGCCCGACGCATCTGGCGCAAGGAACAGAGCCAAATCCAGACCCATTGA